One genomic segment of Belonocnema kinseyi isolate 2016_QV_RU_SX_M_011 chromosome 2, B_treatae_v1, whole genome shotgun sequence includes these proteins:
- the LOC117166866 gene encoding uncharacterized protein LOC117166866: MDYEYDGVLKELYCELCAEHIPDVHLAYDHKCFEIFQIDSLTIVGNVIMEKNILSDEMAYVDDISVEYLDEFERPATSNLSTKISALARKDETIQLAKISNSKISNSGKKGATIKEMITISPMSRLHAQTRKVIEFCNKDYAEMSVASSTEFSQAGSSIHADAINDQDDIDLDENGVAYASAKNLIKLIELDRERSHVFGTLLCPYDKEISIQ; encoded by the exons ATGGATTACGAATATGACGGG GTTTTAAAAGAGCTGTATTGCGAACTTTGTGCAGAACACATACCAGATGTACATTTAGCTTACGACCACAAatgttttgagatttttcaaatagaCAGTTTGACTATCGTTGGAAATGTCATTATGGAAAAGAATATATTAAGTGACGAAATGGCTTATGTAGATGATATTTCAGTAGAATATTTGGATGAATTTGAGag GCCAGCAACCAGTAATTTGTCTACAAAAATCAGTGCTTTGGCTCGAAAAGATGAAACAATCCAGCTCGCGAAAATTTCAAACAGTAAAATATCCAATTCGGGAAAAAAGGGAGCCACAATAAAAGAAATGATTACTATTTCGCCGATGAGTAGGCTTCATGCTCAAACTAGGAAAGTTATTGAATTCTGCAATAAAGATTATGCAGAAATGTCTGTTGCTAGTTCGACGGAATTCTCTCAAGCAGGATCATCCATTCATGCGGATGCAATAAATGATCAGGACGATATTGACCTGGACGAAAATGGGGTTGCATATGCCAGTGcaaaaaatctcataaaactAATTGAATTAGACAGAGAGAGAAGCCATGTCTTTGGAACTTTACTTTGCCCTTACGACAAAGAAATCAGTATTCAGTAA